The proteins below come from a single Sorghum bicolor cultivar BTx623 chromosome 4, Sorghum_bicolor_NCBIv3, whole genome shotgun sequence genomic window:
- the LOC8069953 gene encoding molybdopterin synthase catalytic subunit encodes MASVDLPPPPPSEETPAAVAAAEEDEDLIEIVEEGSGRLDIARYVDHVRDLSAGAIATFEGTTRDHFAGRRVVELRYEAYAAMARRRLGAILREARSLHALRRLAVAHRLGAVPAGEASVFVAASATHRADAMEACRYVIDELKASVPIWKKEVYDDGEVWKENREFLDRHAGDAHGNGSAAAAQTKAGGCCGSKVRVQEA; translated from the coding sequence ATGGCGAGCGTCGATctcccgcctcctcctccttccgAGGAGACGCCGGCGGCAGTGGCGGCggccgaggaggacgaggacctgATCGAGATCGTGGAGGAAGGTTCGGGGCGGCTGGACATCGCCCGGTACGTGGACCACGTGCGGGACCTGTCGGCGGGCGCCATCGCGACGTTCGAGGGCACGACGCGGGACCACTTCGCGGGGCGGCGCGTGGTGGAGCTCCGGTACGAGGCGTACGCGGCCATGGCGCGGCGCCGCCTGGGGGCCATCCTGCGGGAGGCCCGGTCCCTGCACGCGCTGCGGCGGCTGGCCGTGGCGCACCGCCTGGGCGCCGTCCCCGCCGGGGAGGCCAGCGTGTTCGTGGCCGCCTCCGCCACGCACCGCGCCGACGCCATGGAGGCATGCCGCTACGTCATCGACGAGCTCAAGGCGTCCGTTCCCATCTGGAAGAAGGAGGTctacgacgacggcgaggtctggAAGGAGAATCGCGAGTTCTTGGACCGCCACGCCGGCGACGCCCACGGCAACGGCTCGGCCGCCGCGGCGCAGACGAAGGCGGGCGGGTGCTGCGGGAGCAAGGTCAGGGTGCAGGAGGCTTAA